The nucleotide window AACTGTTAGTTGGAGAGAAAGCTTTCTGTCTATGAGAAGGGAAATCTTCTAAGATAATCTTAAGTCGGGGGTTTTGCGTAGGTTAACAACCCTaacctataaaaataatcttattatgaAACCCAATGAAAAGTATCGGATTGATAGGAGTGTTGAAATAAACACTAGAAatgaacattacaaaatatttaagggTACAGGCATAGAACTGGCTATGTGGAGTGCGAGGATGACATAACAAACCAGGAATATGAAATTGTCAAGGAAATTAGTAAGTTTCAAGTGGAGGTAGTCGTCTTAATAAGGTTAGGACAGGGCAGATTAGACAAGAAGTTTTACTCTATTATACAGTGGCTCAGACACATGAGTAGGGAGAAATGGAGTCGGATTTAATATTGCACGTGGGCAGAGAGGTAATACCCTTGgctgtaatttaataatgaaagacTATAACAATGAGATTGAAAGGAAAGTTTAGAAATCTCTTTAATTTCAGAGCGTTCCAACAGATTGTCCCGATGAAGAGAAGAATAATTTCTATGACATGCTGCATAGAGTTGCAGAAACAGACTACCAAACTACGATACCGTTGTGGTACCTGGTGACTTTAATGCAAAGATCGTAAAAGAAGACATCGTAAGAAAGGTAGCTGGCAAAGATACCCTTCATGAGATAATAATCGACAATGGAAGGAGACTGATACAGTATCCAGTGGAAAATAACATGATTATTAAAAGTATCTTCTTCTCGCATAAAGCAATTCACAAGGGAACATGGATATCTCCGGGGATAAATGTTTTGAATCAGAATGATCATGTGATTGTATCAAGAAGACACGCATCATCCATTATTGATGTACGATCAATGTGTGGTCCGAATTGTGATTCTGACCATTTTATGGtgagaatttatatatatgagagaAAAATTATCACATGTGTTAATTGCAAGGGGAGAACAAAAGAGAAAATGGATATGGAAAACCTGAAGTGTAATGAAAACGTCAAAGTATTTGAGGAAAGTATGGTGAGGGGACTACCTCCTCGGCTTTGTATGGTATCGGTTGATAAAATATCGATAAGGGCCGTGAAGAGATGTAGAATTGTATGATACAGTTGTTGAAGGATGAATTGGGAGAAAGGAAGGAGAAGGATAACAGCAAGTGGTTCGACGAACAAtacaaagcaaaaaaagaaagaaagaagaaagagcagGTATGTTGTGCAAGGATAAAAGGCAAAGGAtagaaatttacaaagaattaagAAAGTTGCATGTAACACCTGCAGAAGGAAAAAAGAGAATGACAGCAAATGTATGTCAAAGGCACAGAAGAGAGGCTATGCAAAACAGTATTGGAGGGATGTATAGGGGTATTAAGACACTGGAGAGAGGTTACCAAGCTAGAATTAATCTGTGTAAAAATGAGAATGGACAGGTAATGGGTGAAGAGGATAGGATATTGGAAAGGTGGGCTGAATTTTATGGAGAAAAGCACAACGAAGTGGAAGCGGTGCATGAAAGAGATAGCATAGTGAAGCAGATTGTAGAATCTCCTAGTATTCAGGAGGTTAAAGAAGTAATAGCAAGattgaaatgtaatgaaatgCCAGGAAGCGACTCCATTCAATCAGAAGTCTTCAGACATGGAGGTCAGATATTGATGCGGTCAATACATGAACTTGTGACCTGCATATGGGAACAGTAAAGGTTACCGAGTGATGGAAAATGGgaattatttttcccatttttaaaaaGGAGACAGATTCAATTGAAATTGTTACAGAGGTACAACACTGTTGAACATTGCATGCAAGATATTCTCCTTAGCTGTTTTGCAAAGGTTGCACTGTGGCTTAAGGAAATACAGAGGATCCATGGACCAAATATTAGTAATGCAGCAGTTGATGGGGAGATGCTACAAGTAGAATGTTGAATTACATTGCATATTTGTTGATTTTCGGCAAGCTTTTGATAGTGTCAGTAGAAAATGCTTACCTCAGCTAATGctcaaaaacag belongs to Lycorma delicatula isolate Av1 chromosome 1, ASM4794821v1, whole genome shotgun sequence and includes:
- the LOC142317548 gene encoding uncharacterized protein LOC142317548 — encoded protein: MLCKDKRQRIEIYKELRKLHVTPAEGKKRMTANVCQRHRREAMQNSIGGMYRGIKTLERGYQARINLCKNENGQVMGEEDRILERWAEFYGEKHNEVEAVHERDSIVKQIVESPSIQEVKEVIARLKCNEMPGSDSIQSEVFRHGGQILMRSIHELVTCIWEQ